The proteins below are encoded in one region of Bremerella sp. P1:
- a CDS encoding efflux RND transporter periplasmic adaptor subunit, with the protein MNKPELGADSELIDEAGTPTPPPRVSAWKVSLLLIVIAGATTGAFFLGWLPKVQQHMVLAEEAEQRANSTPEVKVMSPYPAETSTDVLLPGEIKAMEETVIFPRTSGYLRKWHVDIGDVVKKGQLLAEIDTPEIDQQLEEAQATVEQLKARRQVAETQLDLAGYTLGRLERLIASNAASQQEYDERKAELAVANHRVQVAEADIAAGMADLQRIKELQSFTNVYAPFDGTISERSIDLGQLVTSGNDQAQSLFRLLRTDRVRVVVHVPQLYASSIKTGDQAQLIVREMPTRKFTGHIARTAKAIDLQTRTMRIEVELENEEGLLLPGAYVQVQLAVHRTDPPLVVPASALIFNADGAQLATVNSQNHIELRAVEVEADQGGTLGIATGITDADRVVINPGERLTNGLSVNVVSDVSEES; encoded by the coding sequence ATGAATAAGCCAGAACTTGGTGCTGACTCAGAATTGATCGACGAAGCGGGAACTCCAACGCCGCCTCCTCGCGTTTCCGCCTGGAAGGTATCCCTTCTGCTAATCGTGATTGCCGGAGCGACTACGGGCGCTTTCTTCCTTGGTTGGCTCCCTAAGGTACAGCAGCATATGGTACTCGCCGAAGAAGCCGAGCAGCGAGCAAATTCAACGCCAGAAGTCAAAGTCATGAGCCCTTATCCAGCAGAAACATCCACGGACGTGCTCCTGCCCGGCGAGATCAAGGCGATGGAAGAAACAGTGATTTTTCCGCGTACGAGTGGATACCTGAGGAAGTGGCATGTCGATATCGGCGATGTCGTGAAGAAGGGACAGCTTCTAGCAGAAATTGATACACCGGAAATCGATCAGCAACTCGAGGAAGCTCAGGCGACCGTCGAGCAACTCAAAGCCCGTCGTCAGGTAGCCGAAACCCAATTGGACTTGGCAGGCTATACGCTCGGACGTTTGGAACGCTTGATCGCATCCAATGCTGCCTCACAGCAAGAGTATGATGAGCGCAAAGCCGAACTAGCGGTAGCCAATCATCGCGTGCAAGTCGCTGAGGCGGATATTGCCGCAGGCATGGCCGATCTGCAACGAATTAAGGAACTGCAATCGTTTACGAACGTGTATGCTCCCTTCGACGGTACCATATCGGAGCGATCGATCGACTTAGGTCAATTGGTTACTTCCGGTAACGATCAAGCACAATCGCTCTTTCGCTTGCTGAGAACCGATCGGGTTCGAGTAGTTGTTCATGTTCCACAGCTTTATGCATCGAGTATCAAGACTGGTGATCAGGCTCAATTGATTGTTCGGGAAATGCCAACTCGAAAGTTCACGGGGCATATTGCCCGCACCGCCAAAGCAATTGACTTGCAAACCCGCACTATGCGTATCGAGGTAGAGCTGGAAAACGAAGAGGGGCTCTTGCTTCCCGGAGCCTACGTCCAAGTACAGTTGGCCGTACATCGCACAGATCCACCACTCGTTGTTCCTGCTTCCGCTCTGATTTTCAATGCTGATGGTGCTCAATTAGCAACTGTCAATTCACAGAACCATATTGAGCTGCGTGCTGTCGAGGTTGAAGCCGACCAGGGAGGCACACTGGGAATTGCCACGGGCATCACGGACGCGGACCGTGTTGTTATCAATCCAGGCGAACGGCTAACAAATGGCCTCTCCGTCAACGTGGTTAGTGATGTCAGCGAGGAGAGCTAG
- a CDS encoding patatin-like phospholipase family protein yields the protein MSQPDQNIGLALSGGGFRAVLYHLGVIRFLRDARILPKVSHITSVSGGSVIGAHLALNWNRYCGSDEQFEEVSQELIRFLQMDVRNRIVRRFPLAAALNAARRILLLPTQRSLTRAGLLEQHYKKYLFGDIGLFQLPDQPRLYMLATSVNEGSICAFHRDGLLLQKRSPGNRHVIFEDVEMGLATVPMAVAASSAFPGFFPPLQVRATEVGASEGDFSSHFLTDGGVYDNLGLRMFRHLQEDLKVTQNKLDSVLVSDAGATFRVLGEKPVEGLLRTALRSSMILMDRVNQLEFESFVDTAGVKFIPITALVDHEQDPTCAHREVQRNAALIRTDMDRFSDLEISALTRHGYCVARQMCHSDDSFSTYEIPSGPAWDPMESHEDAKRLCEPTKALTAARQLQQSASRKLLSNLLNFRDWPTYVWLLLLGVLLYTIPFTLYQLREKSIQQGHILSAVAQTSPLHRDVLRLIQEGAPPRIPPVEFKEVDTIKPVDFTGYDVVSDDRIYDLRGWSDDDAEGSPPRMYARFRFRRTEEATDRSSLEIQLPTDKDEMRAEFLPETFKPKHVRSQLDDGTYVYETSLDFSSVPINADAILVVREELPELMANQADGVGRFKFTIAANTGLCRIWVLLPKNRPHDQFQLFRKPLDHSEPFELVEATTTVSLPIGSVAAFELINPENGYRYEARWRWLDDD from the coding sequence ATGAGCCAACCCGATCAAAACATTGGATTAGCACTGTCTGGCGGCGGTTTTCGTGCAGTGCTATATCACCTTGGGGTTATCCGCTTTCTGCGGGATGCGCGGATCCTGCCGAAGGTATCGCATATTACCTCCGTCTCTGGCGGCAGCGTGATTGGTGCTCACCTGGCGCTCAACTGGAACCGCTACTGCGGCTCGGACGAACAGTTCGAGGAGGTGTCGCAAGAGCTGATCCGGTTCCTTCAAATGGATGTTCGCAACCGAATCGTGCGACGCTTTCCCCTGGCAGCAGCGTTAAACGCCGCCCGTCGTATTCTCCTCCTGCCTACTCAGAGAAGCCTCACCCGAGCCGGACTGCTAGAGCAACATTACAAGAAATACCTGTTTGGTGATATTGGGCTTTTCCAGCTTCCCGATCAGCCGCGGCTGTACATGCTGGCGACCAGTGTAAACGAAGGCTCCATCTGTGCATTTCATAGAGATGGACTATTGCTGCAGAAGCGGTCTCCAGGCAATCGACACGTCATTTTCGAAGACGTGGAAATGGGCCTTGCTACGGTGCCCATGGCCGTTGCCGCTTCGTCGGCGTTTCCTGGATTCTTCCCGCCACTTCAAGTTCGCGCAACCGAGGTAGGTGCGAGCGAAGGTGATTTCTCGAGTCACTTCCTTACCGATGGAGGCGTTTACGACAATCTCGGACTAAGGATGTTTCGTCATCTTCAGGAAGATCTGAAGGTAACACAAAACAAGCTTGATAGCGTACTGGTTAGCGATGCTGGAGCAACCTTCCGTGTGCTGGGGGAAAAGCCGGTCGAGGGACTGCTGCGAACAGCATTGCGCTCGTCGATGATTCTGATGGATCGCGTCAACCAGTTGGAGTTCGAATCCTTCGTCGATACAGCTGGAGTGAAGTTCATTCCGATTACCGCACTTGTCGACCACGAACAGGACCCAACCTGCGCACATCGCGAAGTCCAACGGAATGCGGCCCTAATTCGCACCGATATGGATCGGTTTTCTGATCTTGAGATCTCAGCGTTAACTCGCCACGGGTACTGTGTCGCTCGACAAATGTGTCACAGCGACGACTCCTTCTCCACCTACGAAATTCCCAGTGGACCAGCCTGGGACCCGATGGAGTCTCACGAGGATGCAAAGCGGCTTTGTGAGCCGACTAAGGCCTTAACAGCAGCCAGACAGCTTCAACAGTCGGCCTCCCGAAAACTATTGTCGAATCTACTGAACTTCCGAGACTGGCCGACATACGTCTGGCTACTTCTGTTGGGCGTATTGCTTTATACGATACCATTCACGCTGTATCAGTTGCGAGAGAAGTCGATTCAACAAGGGCACATACTTTCTGCCGTAGCGCAGACAAGCCCGCTCCATCGTGATGTGTTGCGACTTATCCAAGAGGGTGCGCCGCCGCGAATTCCTCCTGTCGAATTCAAAGAAGTCGATACGATCAAACCCGTCGATTTCACTGGCTACGATGTCGTTTCTGATGACCGCATTTACGATCTTCGTGGATGGTCTGACGACGACGCTGAGGGCTCTCCTCCCCGAATGTATGCCCGCTTTCGCTTTCGACGCACCGAAGAGGCTACCGATCGTTCATCGCTGGAAATCCAGCTCCCCACTGATAAAGATGAGATGCGCGCAGAGTTTCTGCCTGAGACTTTCAAGCCTAAACATGTACGCTCACAATTAGATGATGGAACATACGTTTACGAGACAAGCTTGGATTTCAGTTCGGTTCCCATCAACGCTGATGCTATTTTGGTCGTCCGCGAGGAGTTGCCCGAGCTTATGGCGAACCAGGCAGATGGAGTAGGTCGATTCAAGTTTACAATCGCTGCCAACACTGGGCTTTGCCGAATTTGGGTTCTACTGCCCAAGAATCGTCCACACGATCAATTCCAGTTGTTTCGCAAACCGCTCGATCACTCGGAACCATTTGAACTGGTGGAAGCGACGACCACTGTTTCGCTACCGATTGGATCTGTTGCAGCATTCGAATTGATCAATCCAGAGAATGGATATCGCTACGAAGCGCGTTGGCGATGGCTTGACGACGATTAG
- a CDS encoding alpha/beta hydrolase — MKAPIVLIHGTNAGPWTMANFADFFTSNGYVCHCPAYRNHDPTPSPEQASQIKGLSIADYVEDIASYIGTLSETPILIGHSLGGIVAQKLAARGLARAIILLNGSVNWGILPATEQERELGRILISAGAIWEETLLPDFETMARFGLNRLATDEQHRVFDQLGPESGRVLFELFLWMFDDNQTTKINYDAIDCPILMVSVTEDLAIPPSTAKRIAQCHGELATFHEAVGFGHYLTLESDWRQIADLCAEWLDRHV; from the coding sequence ATGAAAGCACCGATTGTCTTAATACACGGTACAAATGCCGGACCTTGGACTATGGCGAACTTTGCCGACTTTTTTACCTCCAACGGGTATGTTTGTCATTGTCCCGCGTATCGCAATCACGATCCAACTCCATCGCCTGAGCAGGCATCACAAATCAAGGGATTGAGCATTGCAGACTATGTGGAAGATATCGCATCGTATATCGGAACACTTAGCGAGACACCAATTCTCATTGGCCACTCGCTAGGCGGAATTGTCGCGCAGAAACTCGCGGCACGTGGCCTTGCGAGGGCGATCATACTGCTGAACGGAAGCGTCAATTGGGGAATCCTACCAGCAACTGAACAGGAAAGAGAGTTAGGCAGAATCCTGATTTCCGCTGGCGCGATCTGGGAAGAAACACTTCTTCCGGACTTCGAGACGATGGCACGCTTTGGTCTAAATAGGCTCGCGACAGATGAGCAGCATCGGGTGTTCGATCAACTTGGCCCCGAATCAGGGAGAGTTCTGTTTGAGCTGTTCCTGTGGATGTTCGATGACAACCAGACGACCAAGATCAACTACGATGCGATCGATTGCCCCATCCTGATGGTGTCAGTTACAGAAGATCTTGCGATCCCGCCTTCGACAGCAAAACGGATTGCCCAGTGCCACGGCGAGCTAGCCACATTCCACGAGGCTGTTGGGTTCGGCCACTACCTGACCTTGGAATCAGATTGGAGACAGATTGCGGATCTATGTGCGGAATGGCTTGACCGTCATGTTTGA
- a CDS encoding isocitrate/isopropylmalate dehydrogenase family protein, with product MIESVGDVSAQRLDLQSKYTIALLPGDGIGPEVMDAAVQVVNGVSKLLPNLHVDLQSHQAGAQHYRKSGEVLPREALEACRSADAVLLSAIGLPDVRNSDGTEVQPQMMMGLRRELDLFVAVRPVKSYPGVPSPLKSNANIDLVILRENLEGLFASFGGGCVVHDQVATDSIIITRNATTRLAEYAFQLAGRRSGRPSDGKPTVTCVDKANVFRSFAFFRKVMSETSIAYPDIQFDAQYVDAMALFLIQNPNAYDVLVMENQFGDIFSDLGAALVGGLGMAPSAELGPKHGLFQPSHGSAPHLAGRNVANPIATILSAAMMFDWLGDKHQDPDAKQAASLIEGAVTRTLQEGKVKTQDIGGNSTTSEVAAAISDQLG from the coding sequence GTGATTGAAAGTGTCGGTGATGTCTCGGCTCAACGTCTGGACCTCCAGAGTAAATATACGATCGCGCTGCTACCAGGGGATGGTATTGGTCCGGAAGTCATGGATGCGGCCGTTCAGGTCGTAAACGGCGTTTCAAAACTGCTTCCTAATCTTCATGTTGACCTACAGTCTCACCAAGCAGGTGCCCAGCACTATCGCAAGTCAGGCGAAGTGCTCCCTCGGGAAGCTTTGGAAGCTTGCCGCAGCGCGGACGCCGTACTTCTCTCCGCGATCGGTTTGCCCGATGTTCGCAATAGCGATGGCACCGAAGTCCAGCCACAGATGATGATGGGACTGCGGCGGGAACTCGATCTATTCGTCGCGGTTCGTCCCGTTAAGTCGTACCCCGGAGTTCCTTCGCCGCTCAAGAGCAACGCGAACATCGATCTGGTCATCTTGCGCGAAAACCTGGAGGGGCTCTTTGCCTCATTCGGTGGCGGCTGCGTAGTTCACGATCAAGTCGCTACCGATTCAATTATCATTACTCGCAACGCCACCACACGCTTGGCTGAATACGCATTTCAGCTCGCTGGTCGGCGGTCAGGGCGTCCATCCGATGGAAAGCCGACGGTTACCTGCGTCGACAAAGCCAACGTGTTTCGAAGCTTTGCTTTCTTTCGTAAGGTGATGTCCGAGACCTCAATCGCGTATCCAGACATCCAGTTTGACGCCCAATATGTGGACGCGATGGCGCTGTTTCTCATACAGAATCCAAACGCTTACGACGTTCTCGTAATGGAGAATCAGTTCGGGGATATCTTTTCCGATCTTGGAGCGGCACTTGTCGGAGGACTAGGCATGGCCCCTTCCGCAGAGCTTGGACCGAAGCATGGATTGTTTCAGCCTTCGCATGGATCCGCTCCCCACCTTGCCGGCCGAAACGTCGCCAACCCGATCGCAACGATCCTTTCCGCTGCGATGATGTTCGATTGGCTTGGGGATAAACACCAAGATCCTGACGCAAAGCAAGCCGCATCCTTGATCGAGGGCGCGGTAACCCGGACGCTTCAGGAAGGGAAGGTAAAAACCCAGGATATCGGTGGTAACTCAACGACGAGTGAGGTCGCCGCTGCCATTTCCGATCAGCTTGGATGA
- the otnC gene encoding 3-oxo-tetronate 4-phosphate decarboxylase — protein MSEGELREQIAEHGKSLFNRGYGVGTSGNMSVRLPDGMLITPTNCSLGRIDPDRISKVSWNGSLIAGDKPSKEAFLHLAMYRSRETDDAVVHLHSTYSVALSCLRDLDPENVIPPMTAYFVMKVGRVFRVPYFPPGDPQLGNVVGKIATQYRAVLLANHGPILSGSNLNSAVAAIEEMEETAKLYLLLKDEEISVLTREQCQELIERSSS, from the coding sequence ATGAGCGAAGGGGAGTTGCGAGAACAGATCGCCGAACACGGTAAGTCGCTTTTCAATCGTGGCTATGGCGTTGGTACGTCTGGCAATATGAGCGTACGTCTACCTGATGGAATGCTCATCACACCGACGAATTGCTCGCTAGGGCGAATCGACCCCGATCGGATTTCCAAAGTGAGCTGGAATGGATCACTGATTGCTGGAGATAAACCATCCAAAGAAGCTTTTCTGCACCTTGCCATGTATCGTTCGCGTGAAACGGATGATGCTGTCGTGCACCTGCATTCCACCTATTCGGTTGCCTTATCGTGTCTGCGAGATCTTGACCCAGAGAATGTCATTCCACCAATGACCGCCTATTTCGTGATGAAGGTTGGCCGCGTCTTTCGAGTCCCCTATTTTCCACCAGGCGATCCGCAGCTCGGAAACGTCGTTGGCAAGATTGCAACACAGTACCGTGCCGTTTTGTTAGCCAATCATGGTCCAATTCTATCAGGCTCAAATCTCAATTCGGCAGTCGCCGCAATCGAGGAAATGGAGGAGACGGCCAAGCTCTATCTTTTGCTTAAAGATGAAGAGATCAGCGTCCTCACTCGTGAACAATGCCAGGAACTTATTGAAAGGTCATCCTCGTGA
- the otnK gene encoding 3-oxo-tetronate kinase — translation MPPLLGCIADDVTGASDLASALTIGGMRTQLWFGGNHKFDQEYAVDAVVIALKTRSIPKVEAIAQSLEALRSLQTVGVQRVLFKYCSTFDSTEEGNIGPVAEALMQALSTSYTLFCPATPENGRTVYCGHLFVHGVPLNRSGMQDHPLNPMKESDLALVLQHQSKHGVGLIPHEAVARGPEAIAAAVERNLIQHKPLMVVDAIDDADLQGIAQAVVDLPLVTSGSGLGSKLPVAYLTAGKLAALQSEAASPSATGNALILAGSCSEATRKQVKAWPREWPSLRLDIGALVRGDLALSNILDWARTGLKTSHVLIVSSSTPEEVASIQSQVGAQKTSAAIEETFGCIARVLIAEGIQKLIVAGGETAGAVVRAIGRTRFRIGPAIAPGVPWMETLDESKLAIALKSGNFGDNHFFRAALEMLP, via the coding sequence ATGCCGCCGCTATTGGGATGTATTGCCGACGATGTTACAGGCGCTAGTGATCTCGCAAGCGCACTGACGATCGGCGGTATGCGCACCCAACTGTGGTTCGGTGGAAATCACAAATTTGACCAGGAGTACGCTGTCGATGCCGTCGTTATTGCCTTGAAGACACGTTCTATCCCCAAAGTGGAAGCCATCGCACAGTCACTCGAAGCTTTACGTTCACTACAGACAGTTGGTGTTCAAAGAGTGTTGTTCAAGTACTGCTCGACCTTTGACTCAACAGAGGAAGGAAACATCGGTCCTGTCGCCGAAGCATTGATGCAGGCCCTTTCGACTTCTTACACGTTGTTCTGCCCCGCGACTCCTGAGAATGGTCGTACCGTTTATTGTGGTCACCTATTCGTTCATGGAGTGCCGCTCAATCGTTCTGGCATGCAAGATCATCCGCTGAATCCCATGAAGGAGTCTGATTTGGCGCTGGTGTTACAGCATCAGTCGAAGCATGGTGTCGGATTGATCCCGCACGAAGCCGTTGCGCGTGGCCCTGAAGCGATCGCTGCGGCTGTCGAACGCAACCTGATCCAACATAAGCCATTGATGGTTGTCGATGCGATTGATGATGCCGATCTTCAAGGTATTGCCCAGGCGGTAGTCGACTTGCCGCTTGTCACCTCGGGGTCAGGACTTGGGTCGAAGTTGCCGGTGGCCTATCTCACAGCTGGCAAGTTGGCTGCGCTACAAAGCGAGGCAGCATCCCCGTCCGCTACCGGAAACGCTCTGATTCTCGCGGGGAGTTGTTCCGAGGCAACCCGGAAACAGGTAAAAGCTTGGCCTCGGGAGTGGCCTTCGCTCCGCTTGGATATCGGTGCGCTGGTACGCGGTGACCTTGCGTTAAGTAACATTCTTGACTGGGCGCGAACGGGTCTGAAAACAAGCCACGTTCTTATTGTCAGTTCCTCGACGCCAGAAGAAGTAGCCTCGATCCAAAGCCAAGTTGGGGCGCAAAAGACATCTGCGGCCATTGAAGAGACTTTCGGATGTATCGCTCGCGTTCTTATCGCTGAGGGAATCCAAAAGCTAATCGTAGCCGGAGGTGAAACAGCGGGAGCCGTTGTCCGAGCGATCGGAAGAACTCGATTTCGGATCGGTCCCGCCATTGCTCCCGGTGTTCCTTGGATGGAAACACTAGACGAATCCAAGTTGGCAATCGCACTTAAATCGGGAAATTTTGGGGACAATCACTTCTTCCGAGCCGCGTTGGAGATGCTGCCATGA
- a CDS encoding cyclase family protein, producing MTALRGICVGAGYFSRFHLDAWRRMNDVDIVAICDTNQAAAKAMASEYDVSNAYATLEEALSSEQVEFVDIITPPASHFGLVEMVARHGLPVICQKPLAPDLKTAEQLVQVAAEAGIRLMVHENFRFQPWHRAVKSLLDSGVIGNKLHTISCRTRLGDGWGPDAYLGRQPYFRDMKRFLIQETGVHFIDTFRYLAGEIDEVFCSTRRLNDAIQGEDSVHLLVSFSNGATGIWDASRYNESLSSDPRYTFGSFQIEGNEGTIWISEDGEIKIARLGEAPTRHEYDPSKTGFAGDCVLITQQHFIDCLRAGRPFETNGSDYLANLRIVESAYDSAAANRPVRVKHPTPDREFIDLSIPINNALPGASVTDCKTVLQDGWNATTVSLYSHCGTHMDAPKHFIASGQTIDQMALASFVGPAKVIDLTPVSPSELLTVERITSSTSLPIEVGDRLLLRTDWYKHLGNSIYRNELPRISPELAQWFVDKQVALIGVEPPSVADVNNIDELTEVHRILLEGDVVIVEGLANLDQLTQEQVEFIALPLRIENGDGCPVRAIAVQTTSQSHAR from the coding sequence ATGACAGCACTTCGCGGAATCTGCGTAGGAGCAGGATACTTTTCTCGATTTCATCTCGACGCCTGGCGCCGCATGAATGATGTCGATATCGTCGCAATCTGCGATACAAATCAGGCAGCCGCCAAGGCTATGGCGAGCGAGTACGATGTATCCAACGCGTATGCAACACTGGAAGAGGCACTGTCGTCCGAGCAAGTCGAATTCGTCGATATTATCACGCCACCTGCTTCCCATTTCGGGCTAGTTGAGATGGTCGCACGGCATGGTTTGCCAGTGATCTGCCAGAAGCCATTGGCTCCCGACCTGAAAACTGCAGAACAACTAGTTCAGGTGGCCGCCGAAGCGGGCATTCGCCTCATGGTTCATGAGAACTTTCGATTCCAGCCCTGGCATCGCGCCGTCAAGTCGCTATTAGATTCAGGAGTCATTGGCAACAAACTGCATACCATCAGTTGCCGTACTCGATTGGGAGATGGATGGGGTCCTGATGCATACCTCGGCCGCCAACCCTATTTCCGAGACATGAAGCGATTCCTGATTCAAGAGACCGGTGTCCACTTCATCGATACCTTCCGCTATCTCGCAGGAGAGATCGACGAAGTTTTCTGCTCAACGCGTCGGCTTAACGATGCCATCCAAGGGGAAGATTCGGTTCACCTGCTGGTAAGCTTCTCAAACGGTGCTACGGGAATTTGGGACGCTAGTCGCTATAACGAGTCTCTCTCTTCTGATCCACGCTATACCTTTGGTTCTTTTCAAATAGAAGGAAACGAAGGAACGATTTGGATCAGTGAGGATGGTGAGATCAAGATCGCGCGACTGGGGGAAGCTCCTACACGACATGAATACGATCCTTCGAAAACTGGTTTCGCTGGCGATTGCGTCCTGATAACCCAGCAACACTTCATCGACTGTCTGCGAGCAGGTCGTCCCTTTGAAACGAATGGTTCCGACTATCTCGCCAATCTAAGGATCGTTGAATCGGCCTACGATTCTGCGGCAGCAAACCGTCCAGTACGTGTTAAACACCCCACTCCAGATCGTGAATTCATCGATCTGAGTATTCCGATAAACAATGCACTTCCCGGTGCTAGTGTTACCGACTGCAAGACCGTTCTTCAGGATGGCTGGAACGCGACCACCGTTTCGTTGTATTCCCATTGCGGGACGCATATGGACGCCCCAAAGCACTTCATTGCATCCGGTCAGACGATCGATCAGATGGCCTTAGCCTCCTTCGTTGGTCCGGCGAAAGTAATCGACCTGACTCCCGTGTCCCCAAGCGAACTGCTTACAGTTGAGCGGATCACCAGCAGTACTTCGTTACCGATCGAAGTTGGCGACCGACTTCTGCTGAGAACGGATTGGTATAAGCACCTTGGCAATTCCATCTATCGCAACGAACTTCCGCGGATTTCGCCAGAGCTCGCCCAATGGTTCGTGGATAAGCAGGTCGCACTTATCGGCGTGGAACCCCCTTCTGTTGCCGACGTGAACAATATTGACGAACTAACCGAAGTTCACCGGATTCTTCTCGAAGGCGATGTGGTCATCGTCGAGGGGCTCGCTAATCTGGATCAATTGACACAAGAGCAAGTTGAGTTCATCGCGCTTCCTTTGCGGATAGAAAATGGTGATGGATGTCCGGTAAGAGCTATTGCGGTCCAGACCACTTCACAATCACACGCTAGGTAA
- a CDS encoding MFS transporter, which yields MYIRRTHMIVGGTFALSVLLYVDRICISAAAVQMENDLLLSRQQMGWAMSAFALGYALFQTPGGWLADRFGPRKILSAIVVCWSIFTGLTGLVFGFVPLLITRFLFGAGEAGAFPGMSRAVFSWIPMGNRGLVQGINFSGSRLGAAFALPVIAILIASLGWRSCFLLLMVIGFMWAIAWYWFFRDDPTGHPTIADWERDDILATRQVPAKHDRAADYRIASAMLRSRNMWLISLQYFCSNFTFFFCLTWLFPHLKETYSLSTLEAGLYSSAPLICGALGNWLSGWLVDRIYRSSSWTWSRRGPAILGFSCAAIGLVCGVWANTPWSSIIFFSLAIFGADMTLSPSWSLCIDIGKRNSGVVSGTMNMAGNIGSFITALAFPYLAAWTGSNVPFFFLAAGLNVIAILAWLGVNPHRSLQPVENRTTEKVMCVS from the coding sequence TTGTATATCCGCCGGACGCACATGATCGTCGGAGGAACGTTTGCCTTGTCGGTACTGCTGTATGTCGATCGAATCTGTATTTCGGCCGCGGCAGTTCAGATGGAAAACGATCTTCTCCTAAGCCGTCAGCAGATGGGCTGGGCGATGTCGGCGTTCGCGCTGGGTTATGCATTGTTTCAAACGCCAGGCGGATGGCTGGCGGATCGATTTGGCCCTCGTAAGATCCTTTCGGCAATTGTTGTCTGCTGGTCTATCTTTACTGGACTGACAGGGCTGGTATTTGGATTTGTTCCGTTGTTGATTACACGCTTTCTCTTTGGCGCGGGCGAAGCCGGTGCGTTCCCAGGGATGTCCCGCGCGGTCTTTTCCTGGATACCGATGGGAAATCGCGGACTGGTCCAAGGAATTAATTTTTCTGGATCACGCCTTGGTGCGGCGTTCGCACTTCCAGTTATCGCGATCCTGATTGCTTCGCTCGGCTGGCGAAGCTGTTTTCTCCTACTGATGGTGATTGGGTTCATGTGGGCAATCGCCTGGTATTGGTTTTTCCGCGACGATCCGACAGGACACCCCACGATTGCTGACTGGGAGCGAGACGACATCCTCGCCACACGTCAGGTCCCAGCCAAACATGACCGTGCAGCAGACTACCGGATTGCTTCCGCGATGCTCCGTTCCCGAAATATGTGGCTGATATCGCTGCAGTATTTCTGCTCAAACTTTACCTTCTTCTTCTGTCTGACTTGGCTTTTCCCACATCTCAAGGAGACTTACTCCTTGAGCACCTTGGAGGCTGGCCTTTACTCCTCCGCTCCGCTCATCTGCGGAGCCCTAGGAAACTGGCTGTCAGGCTGGCTTGTCGACAGAATCTATCGAAGCTCCAGTTGGACATGGTCTCGCAGAGGACCTGCAATATTGGGTTTTTCCTGTGCGGCGATCGGGCTCGTCTGCGGTGTATGGGCAAATACGCCTTGGAGTTCCATCATCTTCTTTAGTCTCGCAATCTTTGGAGCGGATATGACCTTGTCTCCATCTTGGTCGCTCTGCATTGATATTGGTAAGCGGAACTCCGGCGTCGTTTCGGGCACCATGAACATGGCTGGCAATATTGGCTCATTCATCACAGCTTTGGCCTTTCCTTACCTGGCTGCCTGGACCGGGTCTAATGTTCCGTTCTTCTTCCTCGCAGCTGGCTTGAATGTGATCGCGATTCTCGCTTGGTTGGGGGTGAACCCACATCGTTCCCTGCAACCGGTCGAAAACCGAACGACCGAGAAGGTGATGTGCGTGTCATGA
- a CDS encoding Ig-like domain-containing protein, whose amino-acid sequence MNTLFRIRWAIALVALIATAGCGGGKYDVVPVEGVLTYEGQPVPQMIVSFKPDGGRASEATTDENGKFRMRYSIDQYGIKPGPQEISAYWVSPTDDGSVPPTELQKNVVKYFKKHPPIKVTIEQSQKNFEIKLPK is encoded by the coding sequence ATGAATACTCTTTTCCGAATACGCTGGGCTATAGCATTGGTTGCGCTAATCGCTACCGCGGGATGTGGCGGCGGCAAGTACGACGTTGTCCCGGTCGAAGGGGTACTTACGTACGAAGGTCAACCCGTACCGCAAATGATTGTTTCCTTCAAGCCGGACGGTGGCCGTGCGAGTGAAGCTACGACCGACGAAAACGGCAAATTCCGGATGCGGTACAGTATCGATCAATACGGTATCAAGCCTGGTCCGCAGGAGATCAGTGCGTACTGGGTTTCACCGACAGACGACGGAAGTGTTCCGCCAACGGAATTACAGAAGAACGTGGTCAAGTACTTCAAGAAGCACCCACCGATCAAAGTCACGATCGAGCAGTCCCAAAAGAACTTCGAGATCAAACTTCCAAAGTAA